The DNA sequence CTTTGGGTTGGAAAGACGCGCGAATTATTTTTTAATTACGTATTACCCGATTTTAATTTAAAAGATACAACCTATTTAATATTAACACGATCTTTTGAACATAAATACATTACTGAAACTCGAGAATTCGAACGGATAAGCGTAAAAATACGAGCTTCGGAATATAATCGAAAGATTGCCACTTTGGAACATCAAGTTTTCGATTCCGCCGGAAATTTATTGGGTAAAGGAAAACAACAATTAATATTTGTTTCTCCTAAAGATTACCGATTATTGGATATTCCTCCCGAAGTTATAAAAGCTTTTATGCCTTATATGTAATTTAATATTTCCAAGAATTTCTAAACTATTACAAGGTTGTGACTTATTTTAATTCGATCTTCAAAAGAATATAAATTAATTACTTAAAACAGTAGAACCTAAAAAAGCTGTAATAAAAAATAATAAGTTAATATTCAAAAAAATTTACTCATCCTTATGCCGAAAATGTCTTTTTCAGTATTTACAAAATTTATCCTACATTCATTGTAAATGGATAATAATATTTAATATATTACAAGTTAATGAGACATTAATCGGTTGATTGTCAAAAACTAAATTTATATATTTAACGTTTTTGATAAATTTAAATGAAAATAATAGGTTATAGCTTACTTATTACTTAGGCTTTCTGAACATTTTCTTCTTCCAACAGCTTTTTTTCTGCTCCTTCAGGATCAAACTCTCCTTCCCATCGGGCAATTACAGCAGTAGCTAAACAATTTCCAATTACATTTACCGTAGCACGAGCCATATCCATTAACGTATCAATTCCTAATATCATTAAAATGGGCCATTCTTGCAGATTAAAAGTACTTGCCGTACCCATTAAGATAACTAAAGAAGCACGAGGCACTCCGGCTACACCTTTGCTGGTTACGATTAAGGTAAGTATCATAATTAATTGGGTAGTAAAGGATACATGAACTCCCGTTGCTTGTGCTACAAATATAATAGCTAAAGATAAATATAAAGTAGTTCCATCTAAATTAAAGCTATACCCGGTCGGCATTACAAAAGCAATCACTTTTCGAGGAACGCCGAGTCTTTCCATCGCAATCATGGCTTTGGGTAGAGCAGCTTCTGAACTAGCCGTTGAAAAAGCTAAAAATGCCACATCTTTGATTTCTTTAATGAATCGTTTTATAGGCATTTTTATAAGTAAAGCTATCGGAAGGAATACGATGAGAACAAATACGATGAGAGCACCATATAGAGTTAATAACAACTTAATAAGTGGGATTAAGGCATCCAGTCCCATATGTGCAATAGTATAAGCCATAGCGCCCAAGACACCGAAAGGAGCAAAATACATGATGATATTAGTAAATTTAAACATCGTATCGGCAAGACTGTCTGTAAAATTTACTAAATACATTCGCTTTTCTTTGGTTACCATTATAAGGGCTACTCCAAATAAGATACTAAATATGACGATTTGTAATACTTGCCCTTCTGCGACAGACTTTGCTATATTTTCAGGGAAAATATGCAGTACAATATCCTCCCAAGATTGGGATGCTACTTGTGGTAATTGTTCATGGGCTATATTTATTTTTTTCGTTCCTACTCCTGCTTGAGTGAGGTTGATGGCTGCTAGTCCGATAAAAAGCGCAAAGGTAGTAACGATTTCAAAATAAACCAGAGATTTCCAACCCATTCTACCTACTTGTTTAATATCTGAATGACTGGCTATACCATGAACTAGGGTCGCAAAAATCAAAGGAGCAATAATCGTTTTTATCAGCTTAAGAAATACTTTACTTAATATATCGAATTTTCCGCTAACTCCCGGAAAATCATACCCTAAACAAGCACCAACTAGTAACGCTACAAAAATCCATATGGTTAAATTTTTCTTTTTAAATGCAAAGATGATTATTGAAATCATAAATAACCAACGACAAGCGAAAAAAAGATTTTCCGGAATAACTCCAAAAAAGTAGTTGATTAGGTACAGTGCGCCTGTAATAGTAATAAAAATAAAAGGGAGTATATTAAAAAAACGAGATATATTCATGTAAGTTTATGATTTTTTATAAAATTTTACGAAATTATTACCCATTTATAGATAATAATTTAACAAATATATTAAAATAAAATTTTTTATAAAAACTCTTACATGAATATTAGCATTTTATTTATCCTTTTTAACAATAAATTTATTAC is a window from the Apibacter sp. B3706 genome containing:
- a CDS encoding dicarboxylate/amino acid:cation symporter, which produces MISIIIFAFKKKNLTIWIFVALLVGACLGYDFPGVSGKFDILSKVFLKLIKTIIAPLIFATLVHGIASHSDIKQVGRMGWKSLVYFEIVTTFALFIGLAAINLTQAGVGTKKINIAHEQLPQVASQSWEDIVLHIFPENIAKSVAEGQVLQIVIFSILFGVALIMVTKEKRMYLVNFTDSLADTMFKFTNIIMYFAPFGVLGAMAYTIAHMGLDALIPLIKLLLTLYGALIVFVLIVFLPIALLIKMPIKRFIKEIKDVAFLAFSTASSEAALPKAMIAMERLGVPRKVIAFVMPTGYSFNLDGTTLYLSLAIIFVAQATGVHVSFTTQLIMILTLIVTSKGVAGVPRASLVILMGTASTFNLQEWPILMILGIDTLMDMARATVNVIGNCLATAVIARWEGEFDPEGAEKKLLEEENVQKA